The genomic window CATGGCCTTGGCCATCAGCTGTGTCAGCAGCGTACCCGCAGCGCCTACCACCGTACCGGCGATGATCATGGCGGGGTTGCCGATGGCATAGCCCTCGAAGCCCACGGCCAGACCGGTCAGTGCGTTGAACAGGGATATGATGACCGGCATATCGGCGCCGCCGATGGGAACGGCGACGAACAGCCCGAACAGCAGGCCGAGTGCGAAGAAGATGGCCACCACTGCGACGCTGTCGGTGAAGAAGGTCAGGATGCCAAAGCCGACGGCCAGCGCGAACACGATGATGTTCACGATCTGCTGTCCTGGCACCAGCTGACTACGCTTCATTCGACCGTCGAGTTTCGCCCAGGCGATAAGCGAGCCTGAGAAAGCCACCGTGCCGATGAACGCACCGAGGATCGCCAGGATGGCAACGTCGGCACCGAGCGCCGCGGCGATACCGACACTGCCAGCGCCCTCGGCACGCAGGGCCGCCTCGGCGGCCTGGACGCTGATGTCGGCATCCATCGCGAGCCCCTCGGCCCGGACCTGCAGATCATTGGGCAGCGTACGCAGTGCCCGCAGCATCTCGACGCCGGCGATGGCCGCAGCGGCGCCACCACCCATACCGTTGTAGAGCGCCACCATCTGCGGCATTTCGGTCATTCCGACGCGGCGGCCAGACCACCAGGCGAGGCCACCGGCACCGGCGATGGCAATCACGATGAGGATATAGTTGGTGACGCCCTGTACCGCCGGATGCAGGAAGGTCACGAGCGTCGCCAGGATCATGCCGACGCCCGCCCACATGATGCCCTTGCGGGCGGTCTTGGGCGAACTCATGGCCTTGAGGCCGAGAATGAACAGGACCGCCGCGAGGAGGTAACTCAGCTGGACAACGAAGTTCATTCCTGGGCCCCCTTCTTCTGCTCATCCTTGCTCTTGAACATCTCGAGCATCCGCTCGGTGACGACATAGCCGCCAACGGCATTGCCCGCGGCGAGCAGCACGGCGATGAAGCCGATAATCTGCTCCGGCAGCGTCTCGGCATGACCGAGTACCACCATCGCGCCGACGACCACGATCCCGTGGACGAAGTTTGAACCCGACATCAGTGGTGTATGCAGGATGACCGGCACCCGGCTGATGACCTCGAAGCCGGCAAAGCCTGCCAGCATGAATATATAGATTGCGACAAAGCCTTCGATCGCCATTACTTGTCTCCTTCCATGCGCTCGCGGGTCGGCGCATGACGGGTCTCGCCGTCGTGGGTCAGACAGCTGTCGGCCACCACCTGGTCATCCCAGTCGAGGTGGATTTCGCCATCCTTGATGATCAGACCCAGCAGGTTGACCAGATTGCGGGCGTACATCTCGCTCGCGTGGGTGGCAGCCATGCTGGGGATGTTCTTCGGTCCGGCGATGGTCACGCCATGATGGGTCACATCCTTGCCGGCCTCGGTGAGCGCGCAGTTGCCACCGGTCTCGGCCGCCATATCGACGATGACCGCACCGGCCTTCATCCGCTCCACCGTTGCCTGATCGATGATCTTCGGTGCTGGACGGCCGGGAATCGACGCCGTCGTTATCACGGCATCCGCCTGCGCGATGTGCTGAGCGAGGATTTCCGCCTGGCGGGCCTTCTCATCCTCGGTGAGCTCGCGCGCGTAGCCCCCTTCGCCCTCGGCGCTGACGCCGGTATCGATGAACTTGCCACCCAGCGACTCGACCTGCTCGCGCGTGGCTGAGCGCACGTCGTAAGCCTCGACGATGGCGCCGAGGCGCTTGGCGGTGGCGATGGCCTGCAGGCCCGCTACACCGGCGCCGATGATCACAACCTTGGCGGGGCGGACCGTGCCGGCCGCCGTGGTCAGCATCGGGAACAGCTTCGGCGACAGATAGGATGCCAGAAGGGCGCACTTGTAGCCGGCGATGTTGGCCTGCGAGGAGAGGGCGTCGATGCCCTGCGCCCGGGTGATTCGCGGCACCAGTTCGAGTGCGAAACTGCTCACACTGCGCTTGTTGAGGTTACGGATCCGGCTGTCACCCTCGTGGGGCGTCAGAAACCCGAGCAGCAGGCTCTTCTCGGGGAGCTTGCCGGCCTCCTCCACACTGGGCGGCTGAACGCGCAGCACAACGTCCGCTTCGTTGTAGAGCGCGGTCTGGTCATCGGCCCAGCTGACGCCCTCGTAGAGATCATCGGGAAAGCCCGCGGCCTCCCCGGCACCGCGCTGCATGCGCACATCAACGCCAAGCTTGGTGAACTGCTTGAGCACGCTGGGCACGAGGGCGACGCGCTTTTCTCCGTTGGCCGTTTCCTTGGGGACGGCGATGGTGATACTCATCGAGCTAACTCCTGTCCTTTGGCGGTCGCTTTCGACCGTCGGATCGTGGATTCTACAACATCTGCGCGGGTAAACACCCCCACGCGTATCGGGTCATCCGGAACCGCCCGGGTCATTATGCCGTCATACTTGCAGACTAGCGTAAACCGCTGGATGATCAGGAATTGTCGTTCCTGTGCGGGGACACGTGTGACAAGGGGACTTGGGCATGATGAGTCTGCAGCAGCCGATCCTGCGAACTGACGTATCCGGCATGCCGCTGGAGTGGATGACTTACCAGGACGCGGTCCGCCTCTATCACCTCGATCAGGTGGCCTATACCTGCGGCCACACGCTGTATCGCGTCCATGGCGGCTACAGCGCCCGTACCGGGCTGCGCAGCGTGGTCGACGTCAACTCGATCATCGCCACCGCCGGTGCGATGCAGACCAGCCTCAAGGGCCATCCGGCTTATCGCCCGCCGCTGAACAACGCCACGCTGTTCCGGCGGGATGACCATCTGTGCCTCTACTGTGGTGAACGCCGGCCGGTGCGTGAGCTCTCCCGCGACCATATCAAGCCCATCAGCCGCGGGGGCGTCGATACCTGGTCAAATGTGGTGACCGCCTGTAAGCGCTGCAATAACCTCAAGGGCAGCCGGACGCCGGAACAGGCTGGCATGCAGCTGCTGGCCGTGCCCTTCGCTCCCACCCATGCCGAGTACGTCTATCTGCAGGGACGCCGGATTCTGGCTGATCAGATGGCCTTCCTGCGCGCCCATTTCCCGCGCCGCAGCCCGCTCAGGCAGCGGCTTGAGTCAGTCACCGACTAGCACGTCACTCAGCCGGCGGCGCTTCCATTTCATCGAAAAAGTCGGAGTAGGCATCGTCCTCGACCGACACTTCGCCGTCGTTGATCTGTCCGCGCCGATACTGCCGGTAGGCCGATCGGGTGAAGACATAGGGATCCACTGCGGCATCGTCACGGAACCGCGCCGCACCGGCGACCTGTGCCCGGGTGTTGACGACATTGAGCGCAGTCAGGGCGCCGAAGGTCAGGGTGTCCAGCGTCACGTAGGTGAGGACGTTGGTGTAGTGCGCCACTGGATACTGAGTGACATCACGGGTATCCGAGGGACCGAACAGCGGCAGCACCAGATACGGGCCACTGTCGACACCCCAGACCCCCAGCGTCTGACCGAAGTCCTCGGCACGACCCTCGAGCCCCAGCCAGGCCGACGCCGGATCGAACAGCCCCAGTAACCCGACGGTGCTGTTCACCACAAAGCGGACCGACTCGCGGCCGGCGTCCACCGCCTTCCCCTGGAGGAGGTCGTTGAGCACATACCCGGGGGCCTCGAGGTTGGTGAAGAAATTATCGACGCTGGTGCGCACGCCGTCGGTGGTCACGCGCGTCCAGCCCTCGCTGGCCGGCTCGAGGGCATAGGTGTCGAGCCCTTCGTTGAAGTCATAGACCCCGCGGTTGACCCCCTCGATGGGGTCATTCGCCGACGTCCCACCACTGGTTGCACAGCCGCTCAGCGCGAGGGCGAGCATGAGCAGAGCGACAGCGCGTGTGAGCGTTGTCAGCGATGGGCGCTCAGGGATTCGGTGGCTCATCGGGTTTCCGGTGCTGCTTCGAAAGAGTCGTAGAAAAGCCGGTCGGCAGGCAGGCCGGCTTCGGCAAAGGCGG from Spiribacter curvatus includes these protein-coding regions:
- a CDS encoding NAD(P)(+) transhydrogenase (Re/Si-specific) subunit beta — translated: MNFVVQLSYLLAAVLFILGLKAMSSPKTARKGIMWAGVGMILATLVTFLHPAVQGVTNYILIVIAIAGAGGLAWWSGRRVGMTEMPQMVALYNGMGGGAAAAIAGVEMLRALRTLPNDLQVRAEGLAMDADISVQAAEAALRAEGAGSVGIAAALGADVAILAILGAFIGTVAFSGSLIAWAKLDGRMKRSQLVPGQQIVNIIVFALAVGFGILTFFTDSVAVVAIFFALGLLFGLFVAVPIGGADMPVIISLFNALTGLAVGFEGYAIGNPAMIIAGTVVGAAGTLLTQLMAKAMNRPITNVLFAGWGSTEGAASEGPEGEMKDISAEDAGIMMAYSERVIIVPGYGMAVAQAQHKIWEFVELLQDRGVEVKFAIHPVAGRMPGHMNVLLAEAGVPYDMIFDMEDINEEFATTDVAVVIGANDVVNPAARDDPSSPIYGMPILNVDEAENVMVIKRGRGAGFSGVENHLFFGDNTRMVFGDGQKVAGGMVQAVKGL
- a CDS encoding NAD(P) transhydrogenase subunit alpha — its product is MAIEGFVAIYIFMLAGFAGFEVISRVPVILHTPLMSGSNFVHGIVVVGAMVVLGHAETLPEQIIGFIAVLLAAGNAVGGYVVTERMLEMFKSKDEQKKGAQE
- a CDS encoding NAD(P) transhydrogenase subunit alpha, which translates into the protein MSITIAVPKETANGEKRVALVPSVLKQFTKLGVDVRMQRGAGEAAGFPDDLYEGVSWADDQTALYNEADVVLRVQPPSVEEAGKLPEKSLLLGFLTPHEGDSRIRNLNKRSVSSFALELVPRITRAQGIDALSSQANIAGYKCALLASYLSPKLFPMLTTAAGTVRPAKVVIIGAGVAGLQAIATAKRLGAIVEAYDVRSATREQVESLGGKFIDTGVSAEGEGGYARELTEDEKARQAEILAQHIAQADAVITTASIPGRPAPKIIDQATVERMKAGAVIVDMAAETGGNCALTEAGKDVTHHGVTIAGPKNIPSMAATHASEMYARNLVNLLGLIIKDGEIHLDWDDQVVADSCLTHDGETRHAPTRERMEGDK
- a CDS encoding HNH endonuclease — protein: MMSLQQPILRTDVSGMPLEWMTYQDAVRLYHLDQVAYTCGHTLYRVHGGYSARTGLRSVVDVNSIIATAGAMQTSLKGHPAYRPPLNNATLFRRDDHLCLYCGERRPVRELSRDHIKPISRGGVDTWSNVVTACKRCNNLKGSRTPEQAGMQLLAVPFAPTHAEYVYLQGRRILADQMAFLRAHFPRRSPLRQRLESVTD
- a CDS encoding VacJ family lipoprotein → MSHRIPERPSLTTLTRAVALLMLALALSGCATSGGTSANDPIEGVNRGVYDFNEGLDTYALEPASEGWTRVTTDGVRTSVDNFFTNLEAPGYVLNDLLQGKAVDAGRESVRFVVNSTVGLLGLFDPASAWLGLEGRAEDFGQTLGVWGVDSGPYLVLPLFGPSDTRDVTQYPVAHYTNVLTYVTLDTLTFGALTALNVVNTRAQVAGAARFRDDAAVDPYVFTRSAYRQYRRGQINDGEVSVEDDAYSDFFDEMEAPPAE